In Desulfomonilia bacterium, one genomic interval encodes:
- a CDS encoding PAS domain S-box protein, which translates to MKEKTEKKQEIFNVSSLRKIAGEVLSGNTGGIMLDIPADSSRSFDENAESSLTTGIRKIITGQRRNEEKLQWPGEKNETIIENIRDGYFEVDLAGNFTFFNKSICEMHGYPREELMGMNNRQYTDKANAKKSFDAFNNIYRTGISGSIFDYEITRKDGTKRQVEVAASLKKDESGRPIGFYGIARDITERKKAEETIRQSEERYRTILDEMEEVYFEVDLAGNFTFLNDAVCRLLKYPKEDLLGKSFRIHVHKDDIPILYDAFGKIYKTGMTIRDIRYKAVRSDGTTGFAEIAGLPLLNRQGEIIGFRGIGQEITRHMQMEENLWQSEEKYRNIIEDIQDGYFELDLSGSLTFFNESICKIHGYSREELMGMNHRQFADKENSIKAYEAFNKIYNTGTSSNLFDYEIIRKDGTRRQVEISASLIKDSAGKPIGFRGTTRDVTERKKMEEMLRQSEERYRTILDETEDAYFEVDIKGNITFLNDAICRLLRYPREELMGKSFRVHVAEEDMHIVYDAFALIYNTGKPVRDIRYKAVRRDGTTGYAEMTGFPLRNRNGEIIGFRGVGREITERIQAEEEKARLESQLLQAQKMESVGRLAGGVAHDFNNMLSVILGRVEMALMKIDPAQPITASLQEIRKAANRSADLTRQLLAFARKQAITPVVLDLNKTVESMLKMLQRLIGEDIDLTWLPGDGVWPVMMDPSQIDQILANLCVNARDAISGIGKISIETNNVTFDEEYCSMHHGFAPGDYVRLALSDNGCGMDKETLAQVFEPFFTTKETGKGTGLGMATVYGIVKQNNGFINAYSEPGKGTTFTIYLPRYEGKATETQTETASEQSTNGNETILLVEDEPSILNMTAMMLQNMGYTVLAASGSRDAILMAEDYASHNIHMIISDVVMPEMNGPELAKKILELYPHLKVLFMSGYTADIVALHGVLDHGMHFIQKPFSVSALAAKVREVLEANKE; encoded by the coding sequence ATGAAGGAAAAGACTGAAAAAAAGCAAGAGATCTTCAATGTTTCAAGCCTGCGAAAAATCGCCGGAGAGGTGCTTTCCGGAAATACAGGCGGCATAATGCTGGATATCCCGGCAGACAGCTCACGGTCTTTTGATGAAAATGCAGAATCCTCACTCACGACCGGGATTCGAAAGATTATCACCGGGCAGAGGCGGAATGAAGAAAAGCTTCAGTGGCCCGGGGAGAAAAACGAAACCATTATAGAGAATATCAGGGACGGTTATTTCGAGGTTGACCTTGCCGGCAACTTCACATTTTTCAACAAATCGATCTGTGAAATGCATGGTTATCCACGAGAAGAATTGATGGGTATGAACAACCGGCAGTATACAGATAAGGCAAATGCAAAGAAATCATTCGACGCCTTCAATAATATCTACAGAACAGGGATATCCGGCAGCATATTCGATTATGAAATCACAAGGAAAGACGGTACTAAAAGACAGGTTGAAGTCGCGGCTTCATTAAAAAAAGATGAATCAGGCAGACCAATAGGGTTCTACGGAATCGCCCGTGACATAACCGAGAGAAAAAAGGCTGAAGAGACAATACGTCAGTCAGAAGAAAGGTACCGGACCATTCTGGATGAGATGGAAGAAGTATATTTCGAGGTGGACCTTGCCGGTAATTTCACTTTTTTAAATGATGCCGTCTGCCGTCTTTTAAAATATCCAAAGGAAGACCTGCTCGGAAAAAGCTTCAGAATTCATGTCCATAAAGATGATATCCCTATTTTGTATGATGCCTTCGGTAAAATATACAAAACCGGTATGACCATAAGAGATATCCGCTACAAGGCAGTTCGCAGTGATGGAACAACAGGATTTGCAGAAATTGCAGGCCTTCCTCTGCTGAACCGTCAAGGAGAGATTATCGGTTTTCGGGGAATCGGCCAGGAGATTACCAGGCACATGCAAATGGAAGAAAATCTGTGGCAGTCCGAGGAAAAATACAGGAACATTATTGAAGACATCCAGGACGGATATTTCGAGCTCGACCTTTCAGGCAGTCTCACATTTTTTAACGAATCGATCTGTAAAATACACGGGTATTCAAGAGAAGAATTGATGGGCATGAACCACCGGCAGTTTGCAGACAAAGAAAACTCGATAAAAGCATATGAAGCCTTCAATAAAATTTACAACACGGGAACATCCAGCAATCTATTTGATTATGAGATCATCAGAAAAGACGGAACAAGACGGCAGGTCGAGATATCGGCCTCGCTGATAAAAGATTCGGCAGGCAAACCGATCGGGTTCAGAGGTACTACACGCGACGTAACAGAGCGGAAGAAAATGGAAGAGATGCTGCGCCAGTCCGAGGAGAGATACCGTACAATTCTCGACGAGACCGAGGATGCATATTTTGAAGTGGATATAAAAGGCAACATAACCTTTTTGAACGATGCGATCTGCCGTCTATTAAGATATCCCAGGGAAGAACTGATGGGAAAAAGCTTCAGGGTTCATGTGGCCGAAGAAGACATGCACATCGTATATGACGCCTTTGCATTAATATACAATACAGGCAAGCCCGTGAGGGATATCCGCTACAAGGCTGTCCGCAGGGATGGAACGACGGGATACGCCGAGATGACAGGATTCCCTCTCAGAAACCGGAACGGTGAAATCATAGGCTTCAGGGGTGTGGGCCGGGAAATCACCGAGCGCATACAGGCCGAAGAGGAAAAGGCCAGGCTTGAAAGCCAGCTCCTGCAGGCACAGAAGATGGAATCCGTCGGCCGTCTGGCCGGAGGCGTCGCGCATGACTTCAACAACATGCTGAGTGTAATCCTCGGACGTGTTGAAATGGCGCTGATGAAGATTGACCCTGCCCAGCCCATTACCGCGTCCCTTCAGGAGATCCGCAAGGCTGCCAACCGCTCTGCTGATCTTACACGGCAGCTTCTGGCCTTTGCCCGCAAGCAGGCTATCACACCGGTAGTGCTTGATTTGAACAAAACCGTTGAAAGCATGCTTAAAATGCTTCAGAGGCTAATCGGCGAGGATATCGATCTTACATGGCTGCCGGGAGACGGGGTCTGGCCGGTAATGATGGACCCTTCCCAGATCGACCAGATACTGGCCAATCTGTGCGTTAATGCCCGTGATGCCATCTCGGGAATCGGCAAAATATCTATTGAAACGAACAATGTGACCTTTGATGAAGAGTACTGTTCAATGCACCATGGCTTTGCACCCGGGGATTATGTGCGGCTTGCCCTGAGCGACAACGGCTGCGGCATGGACAAGGAAACATTGGCACAGGTCTTCGAGCCCTTTTTCACCACGAAGGAGACAGGCAAGGGAACCGGTCTTGGAATGGCCACGGTCTATGGTATCGTAAAACAGAACAACGGCTTTATCAATGCATACAGCGAGCCCGGAAAGGGAACGACCTTTACGATCTATCTGCCCCGGTATGAAGGCAAGGCAACGGAAACTCAAACGGAAACCGCATCGGAACAATCGACAAACGGCAATGAAACCATACTGCTGGTGGAAGACGAACCGTCAATACTCAATATGACGGCTATGATGCTTCAGAACATGGGATATACCGTTCTGGCCGCATCCGGTTCCAGGGATGCAATCCTCATGGCTGAAGATTACGCCAGCCACAATATTCACATGATAATATCCGACGTTGTCATGCCCGAGATGAACGGGCCCGAACTTGCCAAAAAAATTCTGGAGCTATACCCTCATCTCAAGGTACTTTTCATGTCTGGATACACCGCAGACATTGTAGCTCTTCACGGCGTTCTCGATCATGGAATGCATTTCATCCAGAAGCCTTTTTCTGTAAGCGCTCTGGCTGCAAAAGTCCGTGAGGTTCTTGAGGCAAATAAAGAATAA
- a CDS encoding transcriptional coactivator p15/PC4 family protein — protein sequence MADESILVHSFMKNALEEVRVSVSTYKGKKYVDLRVYYQDDNGEYKPSKKGIAISPELLPELENAIGKLKEIIESQE from the coding sequence ATGGCAGATGAAAGCATTCTTGTTCATTCGTTCATGAAAAATGCGCTTGAAGAGGTCAGGGTATCGGTAAGCACTTACAAAGGTAAAAAATATGTGGATCTGAGGGTCTATTACCAGGATGACAACGGCGAATACAAACCTTCAAAGAAAGGCATAGCTATCAGTCCAGAGCTTCTGCCTGAGCTTGAAAACGCTATAGGGAAATTAAAAGAGATTATTGAGTCTCAAGAATAA
- a CDS encoding acyl-CoA dehydrogenase family protein has translation MNFNITQEQRMLQETVKRFAEKEVAPLVEEMDRDEKFNEQLWEKAKPIGLLGMGVEPEYGGMLTDYLSFGLMAEELSKVDAGVTVTLGAHTLLCANNIARNATPEQKDKYLPAIAAGNLRGCMGLTEPGAGSDAISLKTRARRDGDYYILNGTKTFISNAPIADVALIYATTDPALGLEGLCAFIVEKDFPGYKVGRKLSKMGLRSSPTGEIIMEDCRVPVENLLGGVEGKGLKTMFSGLDLERFMWSCMAIGIAEAAFSAALKYSKEREQFGQPIFNFQMIQDKLATMLVEIEASKLLAYKGITCWDEGNFKEARMLAAQVKFYACEMVNRVTAEAVHIHGGYGYMKEFPVERYMRDAKVFPIGAGTTEVQKLIIANYLNK, from the coding sequence ATGAATTTTAACATTACCCAGGAACAAAGGATGCTTCAGGAAACCGTAAAACGCTTTGCCGAAAAAGAAGTTGCCCCCCTCGTTGAAGAAATGGATCGTGATGAAAAGTTCAATGAACAGCTCTGGGAAAAGGCGAAACCCATCGGACTTCTCGGAATGGGAGTGGAGCCGGAATATGGCGGGATGCTTACGGATTACCTGTCTTTCGGCCTTATGGCCGAGGAATTGAGCAAGGTGGATGCAGGCGTCACCGTAACCCTTGGGGCGCATACCCTTTTATGCGCAAACAATATTGCCAGAAATGCAACCCCAGAGCAGAAAGATAAATACCTGCCCGCCATTGCCGCCGGTAATTTGAGGGGCTGCATGGGTCTTACCGAACCCGGTGCAGGCTCGGATGCAATTTCTCTCAAGACAAGGGCCAGAAGAGACGGCGACTATTACATCCTGAACGGCACCAAGACATTCATATCCAATGCACCCATAGCCGATGTGGCGCTTATTTATGCGACAACCGATCCCGCACTCGGACTTGAAGGCCTGTGCGCATTCATTGTCGAGAAGGATTTCCCCGGGTATAAGGTGGGAAGGAAACTCTCCAAGATGGGGCTTCGCTCATCGCCTACAGGTGAGATCATTATGGAAGATTGCAGGGTACCTGTAGAAAATCTTCTTGGAGGAGTCGAGGGCAAGGGCCTTAAGACGATGTTCTCCGGCCTTGACCTGGAGCGTTTCATGTGGTCTTGCATGGCGATAGGCATAGCGGAAGCGGCTTTCAGCGCGGCGCTCAAATATTCGAAGGAAAGGGAGCAGTTCGGGCAGCCCATCTTCAATTTCCAGATGATACAGGATAAGCTTGCTACCATGCTGGTCGAAATCGAGGCATCGAAGCTTCTGGCATATAAGGGCATTACATGCTGGGATGAGGGTAATTTCAAAGAGGCCAGGATGCTTGCGGCCCAGGTCAAATTTTATGCATGCGAAATGGTGAACCGCGTAACCGCTGAAGCAGTGCATATTCACGGCGGCTATGGCTATATGAAGGAATTTCCTGTAGAAAGGTATATGCGCGATGCGAAGGTTTTCCCGATAGGAGCGGGAACGACCGAGGTACAAAAACTTATAATCGCAAACTATCTGAATAAATAA
- the hypA gene encoding hydrogenase maturation nickel metallochaperone HypA: MHELPVTEGILNIVLKHAANARVKKVVSISLKIGEMSDLEDEWIQRYFDYLSKDTVAQGAKLKIERVPVTIRCNVCSEVYPVDIRKVSDACCPACGSDKGSMVSGREYHVKDMEVI; encoded by the coding sequence ATGCATGAGCTTCCGGTCACAGAAGGCATATTGAACATTGTGCTGAAGCATGCAGCGAATGCCCGAGTGAAAAAGGTGGTGTCCATATCATTAAAGATCGGAGAAATGAGCGATCTTGAAGATGAATGGATTCAGCGTTATTTCGACTACCTGAGCAAAGATACTGTCGCGCAGGGCGCAAAGCTGAAAATTGAAAGGGTGCCGGTGACAATCAGGTGCAATGTCTGCTCCGAGGTATATCCGGTCGATATAAGAAAAGTGAGTGATGCATGCTGCCCTGCATGCGGCAGCGATAAAGGATCGATGGTCTCCGGCAGGGAATACCATGTAAAGGACATGGAGGTTATCTGA
- the hypB gene encoding hydrogenase nickel incorporation protein HypB has protein sequence MEEVRLIELKEEIMTDNNSLAAELKKMLRGKKTFLVNIMSSPGAGKTTLILKTIELLKNRFRIAVIEADIDSVVDAEKVARLGVKAVQLRTGGFCHLDASMVSKGLDALDLDNLDLIIIENVGNLVCPAEFDTGAIRNVIILSIPEGDDKPLKYPLMFTVCDCLIVSKTDCASMFDFDAEILEKRVKKLNPEIKIFPLSARTGSGIEAWTGWLEKEIREFVESPA, from the coding sequence ATGGAAGAGGTTCGTCTCATTGAACTCAAAGAAGAGATAATGACAGACAACAATTCCCTTGCCGCCGAACTGAAAAAAATGCTCAGGGGAAAAAAGACATTCCTTGTCAATATTATGTCGTCTCCGGGTGCAGGCAAAACAACGCTTATTCTGAAAACAATTGAATTGTTAAAAAACAGGTTCAGAATTGCAGTCATTGAAGCCGATATCGATTCAGTCGTGGATGCGGAAAAAGTTGCCCGGCTGGGAGTAAAAGCGGTCCAGCTGAGGACGGGAGGGTTTTGTCACCTTGATGCTTCAATGGTCAGCAAGGGTCTCGATGCGCTTGACCTTGACAATCTTGATCTTATCATAATCGAGAATGTCGGCAATCTGGTATGCCCCGCGGAGTTTGATACTGGCGCAATCAGAAACGTCATAATCCTGAGCATCCCCGAAGGAGATGACAAACCCCTTAAATATCCGCTCATGTTTACAGTCTGCGACTGCCTGATAGTAAGCAAGACGGATTGTGCCTCCATGTTCGATTTCGATGCAGAGATACTAGAAAAACGCGTCAAGAAGCTTAACCCTGAAATAAAAATATTTCCGCTTTCAGCCAGGACGGGATCTGGAATTGAGGCGTGGACCGGATGGCTTGAAAAAGAAATCCGTGAATTTGTTGAGAGCCCGGCCTGA
- the fliG gene encoding flagellar motor switch protein FliG has protein sequence METTFNRHTERFAADNVLAADANSMPVSFFKKFHYISLTLIVSLTVLVIVFAVLLFMSVNTSRLSAAITGRENMDTTPRLSNQGVEAKQMIEDSLEKRAQDILDRLLGPGKALVTINADIDMEVVKRVRGKEAQGSSLSSGMNEAAENPYIVTEYIQAPGEIRRLSVSVIVDGSYSKDKSGKKIFVPAAQSEIMNIETVLKQALGFDETRDDTIAVTSMPLIRKTSQVYESGLTGSRIFNSLPILSIIIIAVLALLLACFIYLNRKNRAGLHIPGSPAVKYEIKETSEEKTESPQAKTLIAESPDTVKTGATDVEAYKENETGPFSTLNHVDVSILSDYLKGEHPQTIAVVLSHLPGNRSARILGSMPEKIQGEVIFRMANMGIIPRVVIDELEQVLKRDIEAMGAYEGRKLGGVDYVADIMNHLDINTENIIFASLEDVDPLLADRIRQKMFVFDDIMNIDSRGIQTLLKEITNEDLILALKTANDELKEKIFTNMSSRAAEMLKEDLESMGPVRIADVETAQQNIIRIARKLERLGRLVIAGKGREDVLV, from the coding sequence ATGGAAACGACTTTTAACAGACATACGGAAAGATTTGCAGCCGATAATGTTTTAGCTGCAGACGCGAACAGCATGCCAGTATCATTCTTTAAAAAGTTTCATTACATCAGTCTGACCCTGATCGTTTCACTTACGGTGCTGGTCATCGTTTTTGCAGTGCTTTTATTCATGTCAGTGAATACCTCCAGATTATCCGCGGCAATTACCGGAAGAGAGAATATGGATACAACACCAAGATTATCAAACCAGGGAGTCGAAGCCAAACAGATGATTGAAGACAGCCTTGAAAAAAGGGCACAGGATATTCTTGACAGACTTCTGGGACCGGGCAAAGCTCTTGTCACAATTAATGCCGACATCGACATGGAGGTTGTAAAAAGGGTCCGTGGAAAGGAAGCACAAGGGTCATCTCTGTCATCCGGAATGAATGAGGCGGCTGAAAATCCTTATATCGTTACAGAATACATCCAGGCCCCGGGTGAGATCAGGAGGCTTTCCGTATCCGTCATCGTAGATGGGTCTTATTCCAAAGACAAATCAGGAAAAAAGATATTTGTACCGGCAGCACAAAGTGAAATCATGAATATAGAGACTGTATTGAAGCAGGCTCTCGGATTTGATGAAACACGTGATGATACCATTGCCGTTACATCCATGCCTTTGATCAGAAAAACCTCTCAGGTTTATGAGAGCGGTTTAACCGGCAGCCGTATCTTCAATTCACTGCCGATTCTTTCTATCATCATTATTGCAGTGCTTGCCTTATTGCTGGCCTGTTTCATATATTTAAACAGAAAAAACAGGGCCGGACTTCATATACCCGGCAGTCCCGCTGTAAAGTATGAAATTAAGGAAACCTCGGAGGAAAAAACCGAAAGCCCACAGGCAAAAACTCTGATTGCCGAAAGTCCTGATACTGTTAAAACCGGGGCTACTGATGTGGAAGCCTATAAAGAAAATGAAACCGGTCCGTTCTCGACACTGAATCACGTGGATGTCTCCATTCTTTCAGATTATCTTAAGGGCGAACACCCGCAGACGATAGCTGTTGTTTTATCGCATCTTCCGGGGAACAGGTCTGCCAGAATACTGGGCTCAATGCCCGAAAAGATACAGGGCGAGGTCATATTCAGGATGGCTAACATGGGAATAATCCCGAGGGTGGTAATAGACGAACTGGAACAGGTACTCAAAAGAGATATCGAAGCAATGGGTGCATATGAAGGAAGGAAGCTTGGGGGCGTTGATTATGTTGCAGACATAATGAATCATCTCGATATAAATACCGAAAATATCATCTTTGCGTCTCTTGAAGATGTCGATCCTCTGCTTGCAGACAGGATACGCCAGAAGATGTTCGTTTTTGACGATATCATGAACATAGACAGTCGTGGAATCCAGACGCTTCTTAAGGAGATAACCAATGAGGACCTTATCCTGGCACTCAAAACTGCGAACGATGAGTTGAAGGAAAAGATATTCACGAACATGTCAAGCAGGGCGGCAGAGATGCTCAAGGAAGACCTTGAATCGATGGGACCAGTAAGGATAGCCGATGTCGAGACCGCACAGCAGAATATCATCCGCATTGCCAGAAAACTGGAAAGGCTAGGAAGGCTCGTAATTGCAGGCAAAGGAAGGGAAGATGTGCTTGTCTGA